Genomic DNA from Gilliamella sp. ESL0441:
CCCCTACTGATCCTTGGCTGTCAATTTTATATCAAGATGATCATATCGTTGTTGTCAACAAACAACCGGGAATCTTATCGGTTTCTGGCAATAAACCACAATTTATTGATAGTATCATTCATCGTTTGCAGCAAAAATTTAGTTATGTTGAATCGGTACATCGTTTAGATATGGCAACCAGTGGAATTATGGTTGCTGCATTATCTAAACTTGCCGATCGAGAAATTAAAAAACAATTTCGAGAACGTATTCCTAAAAAAACCTATATAGCAGTTGTATATGGGCATGTTGAGCAAGACAACGGATCCGTTGAATTACCACTGATTTGTGATTGGCCTAATCGACCTAGACAAATGGTAGATATGGAAAATGGCAAACATGCATTAACAGAGTATCAAGTTATTACAAGAAACCCCGATAATACAACTCGCATTAAATTATTCCCATTTACGGGGCGTTCTCACCAACTGCGTGTGCATATGCAAGCTATTGGTCATCCAATTTTAGGGGATAAATTTTATGCTCATCCTGAAGCATTCTCGATGTCAAAAAGATTACTATTGCATGCACAATTATTAACAATTAATCATCCTAAAACAGGTGAAAACATGACTTTTACTTGTGATCCTGAATTTTAATAAATGAATTCAACAACACTAAATTAATTTTAATAAATCAGATTGAATATTAAGCCAATAGGTTAAGGAACCTTTTATGCAAAAAATAGTTTTAGCAACCAATAATCAAGGCAAAGTCAATGAACTACAAAATTTGCTGGCTGATGCGGGTTTTGATATCGTTGCACAAAGTCAGTTTAATCTTCCTGATGCCGATGAAACAGGTTTAACATTTGTCGAAAATGCCATAATAAAAGCAAGATATGCCGCAAAATTAACGGGATTACCCGCCATAGCCGACGATTCAGGGTTAGTTGTGGAGGCACTCAATGGTCAACCGGGTATCTATTCTGCACGCTATGCAGGTGAGCACGGAAATGATGAAAGTAATAATCAGAAATTACTTCAAGCATTACAACCCATTCCTCAAGAAAAGCGTTCTGCTTATTTTTATTGTGCTCTAGTTTTTATGCGTCATGAAAACGATCCTACGCCCATTATCTGTTTAGGTAAATGGAATGGTTTAATCTTGAATGAACTAAAAGGTAAAGGTGGTTTTGGATATGATCCATTATTTTACATACCAGAATTAAATTGCACCGCAGCAGAACTAACTAAAGAACAGAAAAGCAACATTTCACACCGAGGACAAGCTCTTAAACAATTGATTAAAGAAATAAACGCGAAATATTAAAAAATATTTAGTTTATTGCGTTATTGTTTGTATTCTAAATTGCAAGTTTACGAAAACGTTATATACTTAATGCATCAATTATATTGGAGTTGATATTGTGATCCTACTAATAGTAAGTGGCCGCTCAGGTTCAGGAAAATCGATTGCATTACGAGCATTAGAAGACATGGGCTTTTATTGTGTCGATAATATTCCCGTTGCTTTATTACCACAATTAGCTGATTCACTTAAAAATAATAAAACCCCTGTTGCTGTTAGTATCGACATCCGAAATTTACCTATCAATTTCGATTTCGATAAAGATATATTTCAACGTTTACCGCATTCTGTTTCTCCAGAAATTCTTTTTTTTGATTGCAGCCGTAATACACTTATACGACGTTATAGTGAAACAAGACGCATTCACCCCTTAGCTAATCAACAGTTTTCGCTTGAAGAAGCCATCGATCTGGAAGAAAAGTATTTAGAACCGTTAAAATCCCATGCAAGTTTATTGATTAACACTGATAATCTTTCTGTGCATGAATTAACAGATATATTGAGATCACGTATTTTAGGTAAAAAAGAACGTGAATTAACCATGATTTTTGAATCATTTGGTTTTAAATATGGTTTACCGGTGGATGCAGATTTTGTCTTTGATGTTCGTTTTTTACCTAATCCTCATTGGGATGTAACTTTAAGACCGCTAACTGGATTAGATGAGCCAGTAAAAAACTATCTTTTAAAACATGATGAAGTGAGCAATTTTACGTATAAAACTGCGGAATATTTAGAAAATTGGTTACCATTGTTAGAAAAAAATAATCGCAGTTATTTAACTATTGCCATTGGTTGTACTGGAGGTCAACACCGTTCTGTATTTATTGCAGAGCAATTAGCTGAGTTTTTTCGAGCTAAAAATAAACAAGTTCAAACTCGTCATCGCACTTTAGAAAAAAGATAATTATTCTTGCAAGATATAAAAATAGTATATCTCATAAAATAATCGTTGATATTTTTCCAGAAGCTCTTTAAACGTTATTTTAGATCCTTCATGTAAAACTGTAGCGTTGACTAAATGACTAAGTTTCATAAGCTGTATATCATCAGGTAAATTCAGCAATTTTTTTCTTAATACATTAACTGTTTGAGGGTAAGGATGGCCTATTGCAATTGCAAATCCATTCTTTCGTGCAAGATAAATGGCTTGATCAAGTTGATGAGTAATTGCTTGTTCGTTTTGTTCATCATCTAAAAAAACATCACGCTCAACGACAGGAATGTTATACTTACTTGCTGCTCGTTTTACTTGTGTTTTGCTGATAGTCTTACTATCCAAGAAAAATAACGAATAATGGCTTAACACGTCCATAACCTGCTCCATACCCTTTAAATCTGATGTCATCAAACTACCCATATGATTATTGACACCTATCGCATAAGGAACGTTTTTAACAGCATCATCAATTATTCGGCTGATTTGATCCTGATTCATACTTGGATATAAGGTATCTTTTTCTAATGGCTGTTTACCCAAGGGAGCCATTGGTAAATGAATAATTACATCATTACCATTTTGTTTAGCCAACGTAGCAATTCGTTTAGCATTCGGTGAATGCGGTAAAACCGCAACCGTTATATTGGGTGAAAAGGAAATAATCTGTTCTTCATTATGTTGACGATATCCAAAATCATCAATAACAATTACAAGATTTGATGCCAAAACCAATGGGCTATTAAGAACAAATAAACTGAAAATTATTAAAATAATAATACGACTAATCATTTCAACCATCCACTTGGGTCAAGGGCTTTACCATCCCGACGAATTTCAAAATAGAGCCCTGAAGTATTTTGTCCTCCACTTGAACCAACAATAGCAATGGGTTGCCCTGTTTGAATTTTATCTCCAACCTCGACTAAAACACGTTGATTATATCCATATAAACTCATGTCACCCTTACCATGTTCAAGTGCTACCACAAAACCATATCCTTGTAACCAACTCGCTAGCAATACCCTTCCATCTGTAATTGCTTTTACTTTGACGCCTTCTTTTGCATCTATGACTAAACCTTTCCAATATAACTCGCCTTGTAATGATTCACCAAATCGATGTTTAACATTACCATTCACAGGCCAATTGAATTGATGCTGTGGTTTGCCTATACCACTGACTCTTGCCATCAATGCTCGCTCATCAGAATTTAGCGTGTAATTAGCATTTTTCTGTTTTTCTTGAATATCCTTTGCTTGCCTTGCTTCCTCTTCAGCAATACGTTGGCTTTCTCTTTCTGCTTGAGCAATTTTCGCTTGTAACTTTGTTTCATTTTCGCGTAATTGTGCCAATTTTTGTTGATTTTGTTGCATTGACGATTCAAGCGAACTAATTGTTTTTTTACGATTTTGGTGATTTTTCTCAAGACCTACTTGTTCTTGTTTTTGTCTATCTTGTAATGCTTTTTTGGAAGATTTCTTTTTCAAAAGTGAAACTTTTTTTTCGGCAAGCTGTGATTGGGTATTTTTTAAATCATTGATTAATTCTTCTCTTGCTCGATTAATGTATCCGTAATAATTTATGATACGTTCATTACGTTCACTTTTTTGACCCAAGAAAACGAGTTCTAAACTGGATGTTTTACCTATTTTGAATACATTCACTAACTGTTTTGCTAACACATCACGTTGCTGTTGTTGTTTAAGATTAAGTTCCTCAATCTGTTTAATCAATTCGGTAATTTCTTGACTCAATTTTTTTAAAGTTAAGTCGTTTTTTTCTATTGAAACCAGTAAGTTGGCAATTTCAGTTTCCTGATCTTTAAGTGCTTTGACTAACTCAATACGTTGTCTATTTTGTTGTGCTATACGATTTTCCTGTTCTTCAATAGAACGACGCACAGATTCAAGCCGCTGATTATCATCGGCATATGAAAACTTAACATTTATTAACGCAATAAAAATAATAACTATGATTTTTTGATAAATAGACATGGCGTTTTATTTTTGATTTATTACCAAGCAATAATGATAGTGTCACTATACCTACAAATGGGTAAAGATGCAAAATGTAAACTATATTAAGATAGTTAAATAACATAATTGGAAGATGAAATAATTAGGCTTTCACAAGTATCAATAAAAAGTATAAAATACAGCACTGTTTTAAAAATCGAAAAAATCAATTCAACCATAAAGACAACATCATGCAAAAGTTTAATGTCAAAACCTTTCAAGGTTTAATACTTACGTTACAAGATTACTGGGCTAATCAAGGTTGTACGGTGATTCAACCCTTAGATATGGAAGTGGGTGCTGGTACATCACATCCAATGACCTGTTTACGTGCGCTTGGACCTGAGCCAATTAATGCTGCTTATGTACAGCCTTCTCGTCGCCCTACTGATGGTCGTTATGGTGAAAATCCAAATAGGCTACAACATTATTATCAATTCCAAGTTATTTTAAAACCTTCACCCGATAATATCCAAGAACTTTATTTAGGTTCATTAAAAGAGCTTGGTCTGGATCCAACAATCAATGATATTCGCTTTGTTGAAGACAATTGGGAAAACCCAACCTTAGGTGCCTGGGGGCTTGGCTGGGAAGTGTGGTTAAATGGCATGGAAGTAACCCAATTTACTTATTTTCAACAAGTCGGTGGACTTGAATGTAAGCCAGTAACAGGTGAAATAACGTATGGTTTGGAACGACTAGCCATGTATATTCAGGGCGTCGATAGTGTTTACGATTTGATTTGGAGTGATGGAGTATTCGGTAAAACGACCTATGGCGATGTTTTTCATCAAAACGAAGTTGAACAATCAACTTATAATTTTGAATATGCGAATACTGACTTCTTATTTTACTGTTTTGAACAACATGAAAAGGAAGCAAAATTTTTGCTTGAGTTAGATAAGCCGCTTCCTTTACCAGCTTATGAACGTATTTTAAAAGCTGCTCACTGTTTCAATTTACTTGATGCTCGTAAAGCCATTTCGGTTACTGAGCGACAACGCTATATATTACGTATCCGAACATTAACTAAAATGGTCGCCGAAGCTTATTATGCATCACGTGAAGCGCTCGGTTTCCCTATGTGCCAAAATTCACCTTCAAACGAAAGTGCATCATCTAAGTAGGAATATATATTATGCAAAAAACATTTTTAGTGGAAATTGGTACAGAAGAGTTACCACCAAAATCGCTCCGCACTTTGGCTGAAAGTTTTGCGGCTAATTTTATCGAACAACTGGATAATGCAAATTTAGAACACGGTGAAGTCCTTTGGTATGCATCACCAAGACGATTAGCGTTAAAAGTATTAAATCTGAATGATACTCAACCTGATAGTCAAATCGTTAAACGAGGCCCGGCAGTAAGTGCAGCATTCGATCAAGCAGGAAATCCAACAAAAGCCGCAGAAGGTTGGGCTCGTGGTTGTGGTATTACGGTTGATCAAGCAGAACGAATACAAACAGATAAAGGGGAATGGCTTTCTTATACACAAAATCAAAAAGGACAGCCGGTTGTCAATTTGTTATGTGATATGGTGAAAAATGCTTTAAACAAATTACCAATACCAAAACCAATGCGCTGGGCAGCCCGTCAAGTTGAATTTATTCGCCCAAGCCATACTGTGACGATGTTATATGGTGATGAACTGGTACCTGGTACTATTTTAGACATTGATTCCGCACGGGTGATTCGTGGACACCGTTTTATGGGTGAACAAGAGTTTACTATCGATAATGCCGATCAATATCCTGAAATTTTAGAACAACGCGGTAAAGTTATTGCTGATTATGATAAACGTAAATTAATCATCCAACAACAAGCAGAAGCTGCAGCGGCAAAACTCAATGGTAAAGCGGATTTAACAGACAGTTTATTAGAAGAAGTCTCTTCATTGGTTGAGTGGCCAGTTGTTTTGACAGCAAAATTTGAAGAACGATTTTTAGATGTCCCTGCTGAATCACTTGTTTATACCATGAAAGGCGATCAAAAATACTTCCCTGTTTATGATAAACAAGGAAAATTACTACCGAATTTTATTTTTGTTGCCAATATTGAGTCAAAAGATCCGCAAGTGGTCATTGCCGGTAATGAAAAAGTGGTTCGTCCACGTTTAGCCGATGCCGAATTTTTCTATAAAACAGATTTAAAACAGCGTTTAGAAGATCGCTTACCTCGCCTTGAAACAGTGTTATTTCAACAACAGTTGGGTACAGTAAAAGATAAAGCATTACGTATAGAATCATTGGCAGGTTTCATTGCTGAGCAAATTGGTGCAGATGTAGCACAAGCGAAACGCGCAGGCAAATTGACTAAATGTGATTTAGTCACGAACACTGTTTTCGAGTTTCCTGAAACGCAAGGGATTATGGGACGTTATTTAGCGCTTAAAGATGGTGAAAGTGTTGAAGTTGCCACCGCCATAGAAGAACAATATAAACCTCGTTTTTCAGGTGATGAGTTACCAAGTACGCCTGTTTCAAGCGCTGTATCAATCGCTGAAAAAATGGATACTTTAGCCGGTATTTTTGGTATTGGACAACACCCTAAAGGCGACAAAGACCCCTTTGCGCTGCGACGTGCGGCTATTGGTGTTTTAAGAATCATTGTGGAAAAAAACTTACCGTTAGATCTTATTACATTATCTGAATTTGCCACTTCACTATATGGTGATAAATTAAACAATCAAAATGTTGTAACCGATATTGTTAGTTTTATGCAAGGTCGTTTTCGTGCTTGGTATCAAGAACTTGGTTTCACCATTGATACTATTCAAGCCGTATTGGCTATTAATCCTACTAAACCAGCCGATTTTGATGCGCGTGTAAAAGCCGTAACACATTTTAGAACACTACCAGAAGCATCATCATTAGCAGAAGCAAATAAACGGGTATCAAATATACTGTCTAAAGCGAACGTAGAAATTCCTGATACGATCAATGCTTCACTGCTTGAAGCTGGTGCAGAAGGAGAATTAGCAAAACAGATTGCAATCTTGTCAGATAAGTTAGCTCCATATTTCAACGAAGGTCGTTATCAAGATATTTTAGTTGAACTTGCAGCACTTAAAACACCAATTGATGCTTTTTTCGAAGTTGTGATGGTCATGGTTGAAGATGAAAAAGTAAAACTCAATCGTCTTGCTTTATTGAAAATTCTACAACAGTTGTTTTTACGTGTTGCTGATATTTCAATTTTACAATCATAAAAGGATTTAACACTTTATATCAATTATGTTAATAAAATAAACCAACTATAAGGTATTTTTCATGGAATTAAAAACAAATTTAAGTTTCTTTTCTTTGTTAGAAGACACTACTACATTTATGCGAAATCGTTTAAAACAATTTCTAATTTTTTCAGTAGTATATACGCTATTTGCTATTTTAATGAGTTATTTTGTTACAAGCACATTATTTAATTTTGATGCTATATCTTTTCAGCCTAACCAAGTCAATGGTTCATTCTTCGTTGTTATTTTTTTAATGGTTAGCATTCAGATGGCAGCATTTTGTGCTGGCATTTCTAATTTTAATCTTGGACAAAAATTTGATTCAAAATTTTTTATTGAGAAATTTTTTTCTAACTTTATAAAAATTCTTCTGACATTTTTAGCTATGATTGTAATAACGATAATGGCTTCTATTATTATATCAATATTATCTCTTGTATTAAACCTGATATTAAATAAACAATTAACTTTATTTTTAATGGCTCTTATATTTATAGTTTTATTTATCTTTTTGAGTATATTTATAATTTACTTTTGTACTACTCTTATCGATCCCAATCAACAAAAAAGTTGGTTTGAACAAATGAGTATAAGCTTTAAGTTAGTATTTAAAAATAAACTTATTACCATAATTGCTTTAATATCATATTTTGTTATTTTAGCTTTATCTTTATACCTATATAAAATCGCCACTACATCAATATTTTCATTCATAGTTATGACAGTATTAGGTATCATTTTCAGCATCTATTCTTGCTTCTTACAAATATTTTTGGTTAGCTTTTTCTATCGTATTTATTTTTTATCAGTTAATCAAAATGAGCAATTCACACCCCAACAAAATGACAATCAAAATGGTAATAACGGTTTAATTGTTTAATATTACTTTTCCCTACCAACTTAGTTGGTAGGGATAGTTTCTAAGGTTAACCATTTGGATAATAATAATGACGCCAGCTATCAGTTTGCTAAAAAAGTTAAAAATCAAATTTAATGTTCATCATTATGAACATGCTCCTAATGAGACTCAATATGGACTAGAAGCTATTAATAAACTTGATCCTAACTTACATGTGGTAGCAGAGCAGGTATTTAAAACATTAGTTGTTTGTTTGAATGGAAATGATAAATTTTTGGCAGTTTGTGTTGTACCTGTTAAATATCATTTGGATCTGAAAAAAGCAGCAAAGGCATTAAATTGTAAGAAAGTGGATTTAGCCAATCCCAATTTAGCACAAAAAATAACAGGCTATCTAGTCGGTGGAATTAGTCCTTTTGGACAAAAAAAACTATTACCGACACTTGTTGATTTAACAGCAAATCAATTCAATACAGTATTTGTATCGGGTGGAAAACGCGGTTTAGAAATTGAAATTACTCCCCAAAATTTGCTCAATGTATTAAATGCTAAGTTAGTCGACCTTATAGTTTGATCAGTTTAACATTCAACTAAATTGAAAATTAAAGGAAATACTAGGTTTACAGGCGGATTAAATCTTGTGTTGCATATCCAACAATTAAGGTCATAAAAAATTTTATGACCTTAAGACAAATTCCATCAATGAAATTGATAGAAAGGAAAAGAAGAGAATTATTTAATCGCTTCTTTTAAGCTTTTACCTGATACAAAAGCAGGTACTTTGCTTGCAGCAATTTTGATCTCTTTTCCTGTTTTAGGATTACGACCAGTGCGTGCTTTACGAGAATTAACTTTGAAAGTACCAAAACCCACTAATTGTACTGGTTC
This window encodes:
- the rluA gene encoding bifunctional tRNA pseudouridine(32) synthase/23S rRNA pseudouridine(746) synthase RluA produces the protein MLLEYHPPTDPWLSILYQDDHIVVVNKQPGILSVSGNKPQFIDSIIHRLQQKFSYVESVHRLDMATSGIMVAALSKLADREIKKQFRERIPKKTYIAVVYGHVEQDNGSVELPLICDWPNRPRQMVDMENGKHALTEYQVITRNPDNTTRIKLFPFTGRSHQLRVHMQAIGHPILGDKFYAHPEAFSMSKRLLLHAQLLTINHPKTGENMTFTCDPEF
- the rapZ gene encoding RNase adapter RapZ; the protein is MILLIVSGRSGSGKSIALRALEDMGFYCVDNIPVALLPQLADSLKNNKTPVAVSIDIRNLPINFDFDKDIFQRLPHSVSPEILFFDCSRNTLIRRYSETRRIHPLANQQFSLEEAIDLEEKYLEPLKSHASLLINTDNLSVHELTDILRSRILGKKERELTMIFESFGFKYGLPVDADFVFDVRFLPNPHWDVTLRPLTGLDEPVKNYLLKHDEVSNFTYKTAEYLENWLPLLEKNNRSYLTIAIGCTGGQHRSVFIAEQLAEFFRAKNKQVQTRHRTLEKR
- the ybaK gene encoding Cys-tRNA(Pro) deacylase, with amino-acid sequence MTPAISLLKKLKIKFNVHHYEHAPNETQYGLEAINKLDPNLHVVAEQVFKTLVVCLNGNDKFLAVCVVPVKYHLDLKKAAKALNCKKVDLANPNLAQKITGYLVGGISPFGQKKLLPTLVDLTANQFNTVFVSGGKRGLEIEITPQNLLNVLNAKLVDLIV
- the glyQ gene encoding glycine--tRNA ligase subunit alpha, whose amino-acid sequence is MQKFNVKTFQGLILTLQDYWANQGCTVIQPLDMEVGAGTSHPMTCLRALGPEPINAAYVQPSRRPTDGRYGENPNRLQHYYQFQVILKPSPDNIQELYLGSLKELGLDPTINDIRFVEDNWENPTLGAWGLGWEVWLNGMEVTQFTYFQQVGGLECKPVTGEITYGLERLAMYIQGVDSVYDLIWSDGVFGKTTYGDVFHQNEVEQSTYNFEYANTDFLFYCFEQHEKEAKFLLELDKPLPLPAYERILKAAHCFNLLDARKAISVTERQRYILRIRTLTKMVAEAYYASREALGFPMCQNSPSNESASSK
- a CDS encoding divergent polysaccharide deacetylase family protein — encoded protein: MISRIIILIIFSLFVLNSPLVLASNLVIVIDDFGYRQHNEEQIISFSPNITVAVLPHSPNAKRIATLAKQNGNDVIIHLPMAPLGKQPLEKDTLYPSMNQDQISRIIDDAVKNVPYAIGVNNHMGSLMTSDLKGMEQVMDVLSHYSLFFLDSKTISKTQVKRAASKYNIPVVERDVFLDDEQNEQAITHQLDQAIYLARKNGFAIAIGHPYPQTVNVLRKKLLNLPDDIQLMKLSHLVNATVLHEGSKITFKELLEKYQRLFYEIYYFYILQE
- a CDS encoding XTP/dITP diphosphatase, with product MQKIVLATNNQGKVNELQNLLADAGFDIVAQSQFNLPDADETGLTFVENAIIKARYAAKLTGLPAIADDSGLVVEALNGQPGIYSARYAGEHGNDESNNQKLLQALQPIPQEKRSAYFYCALVFMRHENDPTPIICLGKWNGLILNELKGKGGFGYDPLFYIPELNCTAAELTKEQKSNISHRGQALKQLIKEINAKY
- the envC gene encoding murein hydrolase activator EnvC — translated: MSIYQKIIVIIFIALINVKFSYADDNQRLESVRRSIEEQENRIAQQNRQRIELVKALKDQETEIANLLVSIEKNDLTLKKLSQEITELIKQIEELNLKQQQQRDVLAKQLVNVFKIGKTSSLELVFLGQKSERNERIINYYGYINRAREELINDLKNTQSQLAEKKVSLLKKKSSKKALQDRQKQEQVGLEKNHQNRKKTISSLESSMQQNQQKLAQLRENETKLQAKIAQAERESQRIAEEEARQAKDIQEKQKNANYTLNSDERALMARVSGIGKPQHQFNWPVNGNVKHRFGESLQGELYWKGLVIDAKEGVKVKAITDGRVLLASWLQGYGFVVALEHGKGDMSLYGYNQRVLVEVGDKIQTGQPIAIVGSSGGQNTSGLYFEIRRDGKALDPSGWLK
- a CDS encoding HU family DNA-binding protein, with the protein product MNKTELVDAIASKADITKVAAKTALEATLAAITESLKAGEPVQLVGFGTFKVNSRKARTGRNPKTGKEIKIAASKVPAFVSGKSLKEAIK
- the glyS gene encoding glycine--tRNA ligase subunit beta; translated protein: MMQKTFLVEIGTEELPPKSLRTLAESFAANFIEQLDNANLEHGEVLWYASPRRLALKVLNLNDTQPDSQIVKRGPAVSAAFDQAGNPTKAAEGWARGCGITVDQAERIQTDKGEWLSYTQNQKGQPVVNLLCDMVKNALNKLPIPKPMRWAARQVEFIRPSHTVTMLYGDELVPGTILDIDSARVIRGHRFMGEQEFTIDNADQYPEILEQRGKVIADYDKRKLIIQQQAEAAAAKLNGKADLTDSLLEEVSSLVEWPVVLTAKFEERFLDVPAESLVYTMKGDQKYFPVYDKQGKLLPNFIFVANIESKDPQVVIAGNEKVVRPRLADAEFFYKTDLKQRLEDRLPRLETVLFQQQLGTVKDKALRIESLAGFIAEQIGADVAQAKRAGKLTKCDLVTNTVFEFPETQGIMGRYLALKDGESVEVATAIEEQYKPRFSGDELPSTPVSSAVSIAEKMDTLAGIFGIGQHPKGDKDPFALRRAAIGVLRIIVEKNLPLDLITLSEFATSLYGDKLNNQNVVTDIVSFMQGRFRAWYQELGFTIDTIQAVLAINPTKPADFDARVKAVTHFRTLPEASSLAEANKRVSNILSKANVEIPDTINASLLEAGAEGELAKQIAILSDKLAPYFNEGRYQDILVELAALKTPIDAFFEVVMVMVEDEKVKLNRLALLKILQQLFLRVADISILQS